A window from Toxoplasma gondii ME49 chromosome IX, whole genome shotgun sequence encodes these proteins:
- a CDS encoding hypothetical protein (encoded by transcript TGME49_306455~Signal peptide predicted by SignalP 2.0 HMM (probability 0.997) with cleavage site probability 0.424 at residue 31), giving the protein MKLGRLVLLVLSFLALSLFSSEDGSVQVAEAVRIFGRKKKKDGQKGEKDNKEEKKEKKKQKKKKRDYFEETGDGRTPVDRVFEE; this is encoded by the coding sequence ATGAAACTCGGACGCTTAGTGCTGTTAGTTCTCAGTTTTCtggcgctctctctcttctccagtgaGGACGGCTCTGTCCAGGTGGCTGAAGCAGTGAGAATTTTTggccgaaagaaaaagaaggacggacagaaaggagagaaggacaacaaggaagaaaagaaggagaagaagaagcagaaaaagaagaagcgtgaCTACTTCGAAGAAACTGGTGACGGGCGTACACCTGTTGACAGGGTTTTTGAGGAGTGA